CCATCCATGTATCCCAGTAGCCCATACTGGTTTTCAAGAGCGTACCTTCGAATTCAAATGGTGTCATTCCGAATTCTTTCTGCACATCTGTGATCCAAACGAGCACCTGCTGTGGGAAGACGCCCCAGAGTACTGTAAGTGCAACGAGGATTATCATTGGAATCTGCATGATTATGGGTGCTTCTTTGACATCTTTGTGTTTGCTCTTCAACTGACCAAGGAATACACCTGCAAGTGGTCTGAAGACGTAAAGGAATGAACCGATGCTACCAACAAAAACGAACATCTCAGTGACGAACATACCTTTTGATACAAGCGATTGGAAGATCATCCACTTCGAGATAAAGCCGCTTGTCGGTGGAATTCCTGCCAATGAGATGATACCTACAAGGTAGGTTACAAACGTTACTGGCATTCTGTGGATTAACCCACCCATTTCATCGATTTTCGTGGTTCCAGTTCTGTAAACTACTGCGGCAAACGAGAGGAATATCATCGTTGCTGCAAGTGCGTGGTTGATTATGTGGAACAACCCACCTGCATAACCAACTTGGTGGAGCGTTGCCAGACCGATGAGTATGTAACCACTGTTTGCTACTGTTGAATATGCAATCAGCATCTTCATATCGTTCTGCTTAATTGCCATTAATGTTCCAACGAGGATCGAGATGTTACCGAGCCAGATGAGAATATACGAAAGTATGTTCACTCCGTTGTAGAACTCTGCAAACATATTTGCGATTGGAAAGACGCTCAGAATAAGTGCGATTAAGTAGGATCCCATCTTCACAAGCTGACCGGAAAGAACGGCACTGAATGTGTCTGGTGCGTTACCGTGGACGTTCCTAAGCCACACGTGTAGCGGGAAAACACCGCTCTTGGCTATGCCAGCTGCAAGCAGTAGCAAGACAACTGCCCATTTGAATCCGGAAGATGCGCTTTGAATATACTGCCCAATTTCGAATATATCGAATGTGTTGTATCTTTCATACAGTATGAAGACCCCGTAGAGGAAAAGATAAGTACCGATCGAGCTTATGACTATATACCAGATCGTAGCCTTCTTTGCTTCTTCTTTTCCCATCGGCACTATGAAAAGTGACGCAAGCAGTGCGATTTCCCAGAAGATGTAAAGAACTATCAAGTTTGCTGAGAAAAATACACCCAATGTGCCAAGCAACGTTAATATCGAAAGTACGTTGAATGCTGATGGTCGCTTTGCTTTTGTAATCCATGCAATGTTGAAAAATCCATAGCATGCAAAGACTAACAGAGTGATTATCGAAAGATATTTGGACAAAGCGGTAAATCTCAGCACGTTTTCAAAACCGAATA
The DNA window shown above is from Fervidobacterium changbaicum and carries:
- a CDS encoding proton-conducting transporter membrane subunit yields the protein MQSLIIYLAIGALVGYLLSKINKHLGPIVLFALSVYGLYMLWGMPTGISESLFGFENVLRFTALSKYLSIITLLVFACYGFFNIAWITKAKRPSAFNVLSILTLLGTLGVFFSANLIVLYIFWEIALLASLFIVPMGKEEAKKATIWYIVISSIGTYLFLYGVFILYERYNTFDIFEIGQYIQSASSGFKWAVVLLLLAAGIAKSGVFPLHVWLRNVHGNAPDTFSAVLSGQLVKMGSYLIALILSVFPIANMFAEFYNGVNILSYILIWLGNISILVGTLMAIKQNDMKMLIAYSTVANSGYILIGLATLHQVGYAGGLFHIINHALAATMIFLSFAAVVYRTGTTKIDEMGGLIHRMPVTFVTYLVGIISLAGIPPTSGFISKWMIFQSLVSKGMFVTEMFVFVGSIGSFLYVFRPLAGVFLGQLKSKHKDVKEAPIIMQIPMIILVALTVLWGVFPQQVLVWITDVQKEFGMTPFEFEGTLLKTSMGYWDTWMVFVMFAVGFIIAAIIYALMPKGKKIPLEDQYTSGEFLHNYDLYHYASKFYAFLEREYEGHPSFEDWYLSIVNALKAFGKFVDYLARRTASAYLFWVAVVLALIMWVRW